From the genome of Pseudomonas sp. WJP1:
CGTCTCAACACAAAACCTGTGGGAGCGGGCTTGCTCGCGAAGGCGTCCATTCAGTCACTGAATACGTTGACTGACACGACGCCTTCGCGAGCAAGCTCGCTCCTACAGGGGTTCACATCCACCCATACTCCGCCATCGACAGCGGGTTGCCATCGCCAATGATGAAATGGTCAAGCACCCGCACATCGATCAGGTCCAGCGCCTTTTGCAGGCGCTTGGTCAGCAGCCGGTCGGCCTGGCTGGGGTCAGTGTTGCCCGACGGATGGTTGTGGCAGAGGATCAGTGCCGCCGCATTGTGAGCCAGTGCACGCTTGACCACTTGCCGCGGATGAACGCTGGTGTTGTCGATCGAGCCGCGAAACAGCACCTCAAAAGTCAACACCTGATGCCTGGAGTCGAGAAACAGGCAGCCAAACACCTCGTGGGGCTCATGTCGCAGCATCGATTTGAGGTATTCACGCACCGCCTGCGGATTTTCCAGTGCCGACTTTTCGCGCGCACGCTCGGCCAAATGGCGCCTGCTCATTTCTTGAGCAGCCT
Proteins encoded in this window:
- the radC gene encoding RadC family protein, with product MSIRDWPASERPRERLLEQGSGSLSDAELLAIFLRTGVVGKSAVDLARHLLNQFGSLRLLLEADQEAFSRQLGLGPAKFAQLQAAQEMSRRHLAERAREKSALENPQAVREYLKSMLRHEPHEVFGCLFLDSRHQVLTFEVLFRGSIDNTSVHPRQVVKRALAHNAAALILCHNHPSGNTDPSQADRLLTKRLQKALDLIDVRVLDHFIIGDGNPLSMAEYGWM